The region GAAGGCTATTTCAACCCTGATGCACTTAATCTGTCAATTATCCCCGGAATAGAATTCAGCACCGACTTGCCGCGTCATGAAGTCCATATTCTAGGATATTTCATTGATATTGATAATGCCAAACTAAAAGATCAATTAGATATTGTCCTTAATGACCGATTGCGGCGTTCACAAATTATGGTTGATAAGCTCAACAACTTAGGATATTCAATTGATTATGATAGAGTGTTAGCCATTGCCGGTCAAGCTGCGGCCATCGGCAGACCACATATAGCCAAAGCACTGGTTGAAAATGGCTATTTTAAAACGGTGTCTGAAGCCTTTGATGCTGTGCTGGCTAAAAATGGACCAGCATATGTTCCGCATTACAAACTGACTCCTGAACAGGTTATTAAGTTAATCAAACAGGCCGGAGGCGTCGCAATATTGGCACATCCCGGCCTAATCGGCGATGATACTCTTGTTCATCATTTGATTACGGCCGGTATCCACGGATTGGAGGTTTATCATCCAGAACATGATCAGCTCATGAGCAGTAAATACTTGGCAATTGCCAAAAAATACAATTTAAAAATAACAGGTGGGTCTGATTTTCATGCAATCCCTGGCCGGTATCCTGAAAAACTCGGAGTTTTTACTGTTTCGGCCGCTCTTGTTGATGCTTTGTCAATGTAATAAACTTTTACTTGACAACACCTGTAAAGGTGTTTATTTTTGTGCTGTACCCTATTTATATTTTTACAAGGAGGCTGTCTATGGACACCATCGCTCTGGTAGGCCCAAGCGGAACCGGCAAAAGCTACCGGGCGCTGATTGTGGCGCATGAACATAATGTTGACACAATTATTGACGATGGCTTGTTAATTAAAGACAGCAAGATTATTGCTGGCTATTCAGCCAAAAAGGAGCCTAGCAAAATTAGGGCGGTTAAGCGCGCCATTTTTATGGAGCCTGACCATGCCGCTGAAGTCCGAGAGGCGATTGGCAGAGTTACGCCTGAACGCATCTTGATATTAGGTACTTCAAAAAATATGGTAGACAAGATCGTGGACGCTCTAAATTTGCCGCCAATAAGCAAAATAATTCGCATTGAGGACATTGCCAGCAAAGCTGAGATTGCCAAAGCCCGGGAGAGCAGACTGAAAGAAGGCAAACATATTATACCGGTGCCAACTATTGAACTGAAACCTCATTTTTCCGGTTATCTGATTGACCCACTTGACATCTTTTTTAAAAAACCTCGCTCAAAACAACGGCGTAAACTAGGGGAAAAATCTATTGTTCGTCCAACATTTAGCTATTACGGCAAATTGCTTATCTCCGATGCTGCAATTGCGGCTATTGTCGACTATGTAGCCACACTTGATGACGCTATTACCAAAACAGGACAAATTAATATTAAAAATTCCCATGACAAGGAAAAAGGGCTTTCCATATCCTTGGACGTAACTATAAAGTATGGACAATCTATTTGGAATGTGGTGCATGATGCGCAACTCCGTGTAAAACAGATGGTTGAGTATATGACAGGTATGCTGGTTAGAGAAGTTAACATTGCAGTAAAACGCCTAAGTATCGACTAATAGAACATAAGGACGTGACATTTTTGGATAAAAAGCAGGGTAAACGCATTTTATTTTCTGGCTACGCAAAACTGCCAACAGGAATTACGGCTAGCGAGGTCTATAAAGTTATTGGCGTAGTACTCCTCATTGACGAGGATACCGGTATGATCTTGGAAGCTGACTGCACATTGGCAACAGCAGTAGCTCGCAATCATGTATCTTCAATTTTAGTAGGTAAGTCGATTGCTATGCCGGATCAATTAGTTAGTATTGTTGATAAAACTTATCAAGGGAGCGCCAAGAAAGCCATTATCACTGCCATACGCATAATACACGACAAGTACCGTAGTTATAAAGAAGGGCTGGCTCCCAGCGTTATTGACTAAGATAAGAGGTTGCAGCATGGTTGAACAGTTAAAGTTTTCTGGAGTAGGATTTGTAATTGGTATCTTAAGCGGCTTGCTCGGAGTCGGGGGCGGGATATTTCTCGTTCCTATTTTAGTAACATATTTTGAGGTTACTCAGCATGTCGCTCAAGCAACTTCTATGGCAGTTATCGTTCCCACCGCATTGGTGAGCAGCGCTGTATATGGTTTTCATGGTAATATTGACGTAAGTTTGGCATTAAACTTGGTTATTGGCAGTATTCTCGGCGCAAGCTTGGGTGCTCGGATAATGAAAAAAATTCCGGCCTTCCGGCTTAAACAGTTGTTCGGCGCGATGCTGATAGTGGTAGGGTTTAGGATGGTGCTGGGATGAGTACTATACTGATTGTTTTTGCAATGGGTTTTGGCGCAGGAATACTTAGCGGGTTGCTTGGCGTTGGCGGCGGTGTAGTGATGGTGCCAATGCTGGTCTTTATATTGGGGGTGGCTCAGCATATGGCTCAGGGGATTTCCATGCTAGTCATAATACCTACAGCTGTTGTCAGCATCTGGCAATTTCACAAAGATAAGCTCGTCAACTATCAAGCGGCTATCTGTCTTGCTGGTGGTGCAGTTGTCGGAGCATTGATTAGCGCTAATTTTGTCCAGTATGTTCCGGCAAACTTGCTTAAACAAATCTTTGGTGTCTTTGTTATCTATTCAGGTGTTAGAATGGTATTAAGTACCCGTAAAAAATAACTGGAAAACAGGGAACGTACGGACTTCCCTGTTTTTTATTGCGTAAGCAGAATACCACATGCTATGCATGTGGTTCCAAAAAGCTTATAGCTATACGTCGAAAAAAACAGCCTCCTTTGATAGAATAAATGCAGGTTTGCCGACCGCATAACTCTGAACAAAGGAGGCGCATCCAATGGATGATACTAAGAGTTTAGCACATAGTAAATGGCGGTGTAAATATCATATAGTATTTGCACCAAAATATCGTAGACAGGCGATATATGGAAAAATAAAATCGGATATAGGTGTAATCCTAAGGAAGCTCTGTGAGTACAAAGGCGTGGAAATTCTAGAGGCCAACGCTTGCCCCGACCATATTCACATGCTAGTAAGTATACCACCGAAAATCAGTGTGGCGTCTTTTGTGGGATACTTAAAAGGGAAAAGTTCGCTAATGATATTTGATAAGCATGCGAATTTGAAATATAAGTATGGAAACAGACATTTCTGGTGCAAAGGATATTTTGTGGATACGGTGGGACGAAACAAAGAGGCAATAGCCAAATATATCCGTGAGCAGTTACAAGAAGATATAATTGCCGACCAGTTAAGTTTGAAGGAGTTGACAGACCCGTTTACGGGTGAGCCCGTGAAAAAGTCATAAAAAGAGCCCCTTTAGGGGCTGACTGAAAAGGTTATGCGGTTGGTGGACTTTTTCAGTGAGTCTTGAGACTCAGCTAGTACTCTGCCCTTATAGGGCGTAAGCAAGCCACCCGTTTTACGGGTGGTCCTGACTTACCTAATAATGCCTGATACTATGCCGGGTTGTTACTGTCAATCTAATTCGTGATGTGAATCTTTGATCTGATCATATTTTTCGAACATGTTTAGCAATAAACCAGGTATGAAACTGAGAGCCACAAAATGACCAATTTTTTGGATTTGCTCATCGTGGGTTTTGTTCTCAGAAAGAATGCGTTTAATTCTTGCGTGAAACCATTCCTCGCGGGACTCAACTTCGTCTACTAGATAATTATGAAGTTGGTCTCTTATGGATGCTTTCATCACATTCACCTCCTTTCCTTAACTCAATTCGACAGGAGGTAAAAAATACCTGTAATAATTTTACGAAAAATCAAAAAGAGTGATCTAAAAAGTTCTATGGTTTAGAATAATATTAAGAACCATGATAAGGGAGAAGACATGGCCAAAATTTGTATACGGCTTAAAATTACGTTATAATAAGTGGCAGATACTACGCGTTGGAGCTGATAAATAGATGGAATCGAACGACAAACAATCAAAGTCAAAACTCTTTCATACTATGACTTTTGGCTGCCAAATGAATATTAATGATTCAGAGCGTCTTGCCGGTCAGCTTAGGACGATTGGCTATGAGTCTACCGACAATGTTGAGCAGGCTGATTTAATTTTAATAAATACTTGCTGCGTCCGGGAAAGCGCTGAGAAAAAAATTCACGGTCGGATTGGCGAAATGAAACGGCTTAAACTTGTCAATCCTAATCTCATTATTGGGGTTGTCGGTTGTATGGCGCAAAAGGACAAAGATAAAATACTGAAAAAATTTTCTCATGTCAATTTGGTTATGGGTACGCATAATATTCATCAATTGGCTGAGCTTGTTGAAAAAATAGAGCAAAGTCGCGAGCGGGTATTGGCCGTTTGGGACCAAGCGGAAAGACTAGCGCCTGATGTTCCGACAGTACGCAAGGGTCAGATATCGGCATGGGTTCCCATTATGTATGGATGTAATAATTTTTGTACATATTGTATTGTTCCTTATGTCAGAGGTCGTGAGCGAAGTAGGCCGCTCAATGATATTGTAGCAGAAGTCCGGCAACTCGGCGCCGACGGGTTTAAAGAAATAACGCTGCTTGGCCAAAACGTCAACTCCTATGGC is a window of Sporomusaceae bacterium ACPt DNA encoding:
- the yciV gene encoding 5'-3' exoribonuclease, giving the protein MIADLHIHTNISDGRLSPQEVVRQAEGAGLSYIAITDHDTIDAHLLLRTEGYFNPDALNLSIIPGIEFSTDLPRHEVHILGYFIDIDNAKLKDQLDIVLNDRLRRSQIMVDKLNNLGYSIDYDRVLAIAGQAAAIGRPHIAKALVENGYFKTVSEAFDAVLAKNGPAYVPHYKLTPEQVIKLIKQAGGVAILAHPGLIGDDTLVHHLITAGIHGLEVYHPEHDQLMSSKYLAIAKKYNLKITGGSDFHAIPGRYPEKLGVFTVSAALVDALSM
- a CDS encoding IS200/IS605 family transposase ISCth10, translated to MDDTKSLAHSKWRCKYHIVFAPKYRRQAIYGKIKSDIGVILRKLCEYKGVEILEANACPDHIHMLVSIPPKISVASFVGYLKGKSSLMIFDKHANLKYKYGNRHFWCKGYFVDTVGRNKEAIAKYIREQLQEDIIADQLSLKELTDPFTGEPVKKS